A stretch of DNA from Plasmodium berghei ANKA genome assembly, chromosome: 11:
ttcttttattttacaaattaaaaGCAATTTCACTTTGGCCAATAGTAGTTTGAATGAAAATTGTGAACAAAATGACTCACTAACGTGCACTGATCCTGAAGAAACTCAAAAAGCAACAGAACTTATGAATGAAGCTGTAACTGctttacaaaaaattgcAAAAAATGTCGACGTTTGTGATCATGTTAATAAACAATTTGACATAGATttatattgtaaaaaacACGAAGAAGATACAGAGATTGCAATATTTTCCTTTGAAATCAAAAAATCCAATAATGTACGAATTAACGGACAAAATCGTTTaagttataaaattaatttttattaaattattattatatatatgcatatatattttttgttgttAGTATAATGAGATAATAAATAAGGTATGGAGTCCCAATGGTATCAAATCTTTTGATGAATACCATATAAAaggtatataaaaaatagataaCTAATAAATTAGCATATCTTTATCACTACATGCTATTTCTTGTTTATCGTCAATGTTTTATACtcctattttttatttatcattttataattttcataatatttgaatttacacgatgaaaaattataattttttttagagaAAATCGTTCGAGTATACAATCCAAATTTAGTAATGATGCAACAACGTCGCAATAGTATTGTTGGAccattcaaaaaatattcatatgtTTTAGCCACAAAAGTTGAAGTAAGAACGATGCTTTTTATTCTTTACCTCTGGAAGTtacatttttcattaaatcGTTGCaccataatatataaaaatatatatatttttattttgtaggTATCAAGCGATACAACTATAATTGTTTTCTCTTCagcaaatataaatgactATAATAGCGCATCTCGAAACACTTATACAAACACTATCTTAAAAAGTGCAAACGAATTCAAAACTAACGTCAATTCTGAAGAAGATATTAAAGATgggaaattaaaaaaattttatattaacttatatggatatatcattaaaaaagaagaaaggCGCATTGATGTTACATATGTCTACTCTATAAACACTGTATGTATTTTAataacataataatttatttcaacatttatcaaaaatatatatttcctttataagtgtacatatttataatatttggCACCCATCTCTCAAAAAATTgcaacatttttttatatatttattttttgttgtttttttttgtagaTGGCTTATGATGTTTCCTATGCCCCAAGCTTCATTACAAAAATGGAGAAAtcagaaaaattattaatgcTTAGCAGCTTAAAAGAATTCTTTGatagaaaataaacatgTGTTCCACATTGTAGTTTTTTAAGACTTGAATATTgctatgcatatattaataaaattaattgatTTTCATACATATGTCTATTTTGAATTGTCATCATAAAGGTtcttttttcctttttttttaatttgtcttttgtatataatttatttattacttttttatataagtGTACATATACGTGTATTTGTTTTTGATAACACTTCGTATGTAATTACCATAATTTACGAAGGTATTACATATGAGTTTTCTTTAAtcgaattatttttcaccGTTTTCTTTGTTAAAAATctataaatttgtattatcatcattatttaaagtATTCTTATAAACCAAACATATCgtgttaaaaaataattatttccCATATAGGATTATATTAACTTTATCGATAGCATCCTTAGAATCATCTATTAATGatttaatttctttttttttgaaagaATTTCCGtaattcaaataatgaataataatatgatatgttaaaaaataaaattataattttttatattcattatatgccgtgacaaaaattattattaaatattatattttctaattgACATGCTTTTACCTTATAAgcaatttttaaaaaggtGGTACTATAACaaatacaaattaaatTGAAATTAATTCATCTACTATCTATACACTTGATGGTAATTGTAAAAACTTAATGATAtcttttcaaatatttatgttacaatttcattatatgtattaattGCTTTAGATGCTTCAAAGTTTATGCATCTGGGCTCAGGgtaattttttctattgAACATTTCGGACGATTTCCCCATATTATACtaaggaaaatattatactttctaattttattacaatcatttgataaaatagaAAGTACTTGTCTATATGAACTACCGTcgatattattatcaacgtcattaaaaatagtatatatgtatcaacatattttttagctttttctaaatatgtCATGATATCGTTAATTTTCTTTGTGTCATTAGAACAAATGCTAcgtaattttttaaatatattataaaatttagaaatatatttaatataaatattcatcacatattttttttatttataaaattcttataatttttataatgtgTAACTTTATTTATAGTAATAAGCTCtgtatcattttttatatgtttattataaaaatcgtttaagttttttaaattgcTATCGGGCTTTAGActtaatatataacttaACAATATCATAATATACACAACAACATTAATAGTATATTTTGCGTCGTTTCAAAAGTTAATCACCctgaataattttattaaataaacataacACCCAGCCATTATTTTATCGGTATTAGTATTGTCATTTATCATTAGGatagtattaaaaaaatatatacttttaaaattaCACTCTCCagaaatttttaattcatcagaaaaaaaattcctGAAAGTATCAAACATATCACACTGAAaccatttaaaaataataaaataaaagaaatatatttcattaaaaagTGTATATACcatttcaaaaatattataattaatattatttattatatatattataatattagaGAGACTAAAAGCCATAACATTTTGggatattcattatttataaaagcTTCGCTTTTGATGTTGTTTGTAATAAaactatttaaatataaaaaattgaatttacaaagatgataaaatatacaatgaTTAATTATGaaagtaaataataatccttatttttttaaatgaatatttatttttaacattttcggataaaatttatatttcgattttttaatttttaatttaaaaaaaagtgtgaatatattttttaataatttatttatcaaattcgaaaatgaataaaagatatattaatattatttttacctTTTTAAGCTTGCTCGGGCATATGAACAATAAAGCCTTTGCAAGTGAGTATGGCCCAAACAATGTTCCGTAAGAAAAtgtggaaaaaatatatccatCGAATATAACCACACACATGCATGCGCcattatgataatattatatatatcctcGTACAAGCATCCATCTAAATAACAATGtgataataaaagtatcattttataaatacatttctttttttttcaaattaaaaaatagctCCACACCGGCTAGTAATTATTCGGATGAAAAATCCAAGCAGGTCACTTCCCTACTGTGTACAGATCCCGAAGAAACTAAAAAAGCAACAGAAATTATGAACGAAGCTATAATGCTTTTACAGTACCATGCCACAAGTACAGAAGATTACAGTTTACTTCATAAACACGATGATGGTTCATCtgaatattttaagaaGCATGGAAATGCAGACATTCATAAATTTAATCATAAACTGCCCAATCCAGATAGTGTATGAATTAACgaacattattttttaaattataaaattaatttaaaatgaaaaaataactattatatatatacatatatatttttctctttAGTATGATAGtataataaacattttgtttaattatGAATGTAACCAAAAAATTGGGATAAGTACTGTTAAaggtatataataatatagttAATTAATTAATCAATTTAATATACAACTATCACAATTTATGGAATATTTCATGTTTTTTGTTGTTGACATTCTatgctattattttttatctccattttattaaattccataatattttaatgatatatatgcaaaatatattttttttagaaaaaattgtaCGTGAATACACTCCAAATTTAGTAATGGTTCAACAACGCTACAAAAATAGTGATTTATCATTCCAAGGATATTATTATGCTTTAtccaaaaaatacaaaGTAAGGAAACTGTTTTTTCTTCATGCCTCtgaaattatatttctCACGAAATTATACTAcaatttatacatatatattctttattaattttgtagATATCAAACGATACAACTGTTATTGCTTTGGCTTCagcaaatataaatgatcaTAACATCGCCGatcaaaaaatttataaaaatgatatctTAGAAAGTGCAAATTCATTCAAAACTGACATCGATTCGGAAGAAGATATTAGAAAGgggaaattaaaaaaaatgtttgtTAATTTATCCGGATGTCTCATTAGAAAAAAACTCAATTATATTGAAATTACTCACATCAGCTCTGTAAGAATATTCAAATTTAATAGCTTAACAAATTTGTCCTATTgcttatattattttgctATTCCCTTATCTTCATTTTagaattatcaaaatatatcttcTATGTATAAAtgcacatatttataatatatgatatttaCCCACAGACCttttcaatatttatttacatgtctatcaattttttttttcgtagATGAATATGAATGCTATCCCTAGCCCAAACACCCGTATTAAAAAATCTATAGCAAAAAAATTGGAAAGTTTTATCAACttaagatatatattttctcaGAAATAACTGGAGAATTCAATCAATAGTTTTTTTGagtaaataatatacaaatatttatataaattaaattaatttattatcattaacaatgctttttttttaaattattattataaaagtgtattttttcgtttgaataaattttatatgcataaaattttttcatttctttttaatataagGATACCTAAacatgtattttattttgtgaGTGTCACAAATATAACATTACAATTTATCGAGCTTTGTCTCTATCACCGCCATTTCATATTAATActgatattttttgttttattataaaaatcaataaatttatatttttcttttactatttatattatttttaatatgcttataaaactcaaaaattttgttaaaaattaattatttcaaaatattgGAATACCTTATACATACTCAATATCGTtattaaaacaataaattaaaaaaaaataacaataactacatttgtattattagtATTCCCAGTATGTTTTGTACATTTACCACCAAattatttgtaattttataaatatttgtagcatcattattttcgtCATAACAccaatgtatatattacataaaaGTTAAATGTATCATAGAATTtagataaatatttaatattaatgttcactaaatatatttttatatataaacgtTCCTTATAATTATCTTAATGTAGTCAATAG
This window harbors:
- a CDS encoding fam-a protein translates to MNKRYINIIFTFLSLLGHMNNKAFASEYGPNNVPSTPASNYSDEKSKQVTSLLCTDPEETKKATEIMNEAIMLLQYHATSTEDYSLLHKHDDGSSEYFKKHGNADIHKFNHKLPNPDSYDSIINILFNYECNQKIGISTVKEKIVREYTPNLVMVQQRYKNSDLSFQGYYYALSKKYKISNDTTVIALASANINDHNIADQKIYKNDILESANSFKTDIDSEEDIRKGKLKKMFVNLSGCLIRKKLNYIEITHISSMNMNAIPSPNTRIKKSIAKKLESFINLRYIFSQK